The sequence TTTGATTCGTACACATGATATTGATCAATTGGAAGCAATCATGATTGGTGACCGGGATTTGGATCTGGAATCAGGAAAGAATGCCGGGATCAGCTCATGCTTCTTTACGGATAAGCGGGTAGCGAATCCCCATGCTGATTTTGTGGTCACTAGTGTGGAGGAGTTGTATAAGATCATTTGAGGGAAGGAAGTCGAATGGAAAGGCACTATAAACAGCTCCAGTTACTCCCAAGGGAACGTACGTGAGCAATATATGCAGTTGCTTAATAAGGGCCAGCTTGAGCGAGGGTGGTTCTAGGATATATAAAAGGAATGATTCAGTGGAGGGTCATTCTTTTTGGGGGTTTGAGAAAGTTACGCCATTATGAATAAACGGTAGTAGGATACAGCGATGAGGCCATTTTCTAGGAAGGTGGACGGAACCGGTATCCAATGGACTGTTTTAGTACGGAAATGACGTTAATTACCCTTTTTTAGCTAGTGGAGGATTTTAAAAGGGCTTGTGAGACAGAATTTGGGGTGAGATTCCTCTTAAGCAGATGCATCCAGGGAGGAATTGATCCGGATTGGACCGTTTCAATCCTGATCTCAGATAATTGATCCTGATTTGATTTTATCAATCCCATTTTTAATTTATCGATCCTCTATTAAATTAATTGATCCTACTTGTCGAATTTCCTTTAACTTAACGCGTGCTATGGCTGGAAGGCTTCCACTGAAGCCATTAAGTGTTAAGGGAAATTCTCAAAGGCAGCAAGATGTCCTCAACCAGTGAACCGGTCCCGTTTCTCCTTCATTAATAAATCCTGACATGAATAGCGGCATTTTTCATAAAATATTCTGAGGTGAGAAAAATGCCAAGAGTCAAATATACAGATGCAGACGTTGCCTTGATGGCAAGGATGATGAGAGCCGAGGCGGAAGGTGAAGGAAAACAAGGGATGTTGTATGTTGGAAATGTCATCGTGAATCGGGCGAGAGCGGATTGCCTGGACTTCAAGAAGGTAAGGTCCATCCGGCAAGTCATCTTTCAAGTGCAAGGAGGAAATTATTCCTTTGAAGCCGTTCAAAAAGGTAATCTCTTCTATAACAGAGCGAGATCGGTTGAGAAAAGATTAGCAAAGCAGAATCTGGACTATTGGGCGCAGCATCCGGCGAAATATGCTCTTTGGTATTTCAATCCTTATGCCCCGTGTCCTCCAACTTGGTATGATCAGCCTTTTTCAGGGCAATTCAAAAACCATTGTTATTACGAACCAGCAGCCGGAACGTGTGCCAGTGTTTATTGATAGCGGAGGATAAGTAGATATTTTATAAAACGGGAACTCTTGGCTGGCAAGTGTTCCCCTGTTTTTATTAGGAAAAGAAACTTGTAAAACGTCATAAAAGCTTTTTCAAATTCCATACACAAGACTAACGACT is a genomic window of Rossellomorea sp. y25 containing:
- a CDS encoding cell wall hydrolase, which produces MPRVKYTDADVALMARMMRAEAEGEGKQGMLYVGNVIVNRARADCLDFKKVRSIRQVIFQVQGGNYSFEAVQKGNLFYNRARSVEKRLAKQNLDYWAQHPAKYALWYFNPYAPCPPTWYDQPFSGQFKNHCYYEPAAGTCASVY